The Acidobacteriaceae bacterium nucleotide sequence TAGAAACTCTGCCATCTGCTCATTCAGCGTCCCGCGTTGAATGAGATCCCGGAGCGTATAGCGAACCTTCGCAAACTTGCGAATGGTGAGCGACGGGCCGGGGCGTACGACCGGAGGAAGCACAGCCGCCAGGCGGCTTCCGTCCGGAAGTTGCGCGTTCAGTAAGGGATGCGCTTCATCGAACTGTTTGCCGAGGTGATTGGCGATGATTTCGAGGCCAGTCCGAAGTGCCTTGGCATCGAAGCGAACCGACCCTGCGGAGGTGAGCTTGCCATCCCGCTCGAACCACCACGATCCATCGGGATTGCCCATGATCTCGCTCACGCCATCGTCCAGAAGTAGCGGCTCGATGGGGCGGAGGAATGGAAGGATCAATTCGAAGCTCATAGCGATACCTCACGGCGATGGAAGTCCGGCGTCAGCCGGACCTCCGGGAACGGAAATGAAGCGGCCTTAAGCGGCCACTTCCTCGGGGGCTGTGACTTCTTCGTCCTGCTCCTCTGCAGTGGCCTTGGCCGCCCGATCCAGTTTGAGAATCGACTCGACGCGAACCTCCCAGATGGTCTGTTCTGCGTTGTTCTTCGTGCTGGTATATTTCCGGCTGCGCAACTCGCCTTCGACCATCAGGTGAGCACCCTTCTTCAGGGTGCCGGCGAACTCTGCCAGCTTCTTTCCGAAGACGATGCAACGGTGCCATTCGGTGTGCTCAACGTACTTGCCGTCCTTCTTGTACGAAGACTTGGTTGCGAGTGAGAGTGTGGTGAAGCTGCGGTCGTCGTTGGTGCGAACTTCTGCGTCGCTGCCGAGGAAGCCGATGAGGGTGACTTTGTTGGTGTACATGGTGGTGATCTCCGTTTCGTTGAATTTCCCGTATCCTGCTCGGGTCACACTAGGCGAAGCCAAGCGAGAGGCCCCGCCTCCCAAGGCCGAAGCTCTGCATTTACGGAGGGTCCGCCGAAGGTGGAAACCGTAACCCATAGGGCGCCGCAGGCGAAGCAGAAGAGCGAGCTTGCCGCAGGGCGGCGGACAGGCCCGAAGCGTGACCCCGAGCAGAGGACGGGATACGGGACGGCAGTCCCTCCAATGGGCACAAGTCACTCGTCGTTTCCCGGTGAGGGAGAACCGGCCTGACCGTAGCTCTTCCACTGCCGCAAACGAGTCCACAAAAGGACGGCATAGAGCCACTTGCAGTGTGCTCTTCGCCAGGGCAGAGAGGCCGCTGAAGTGCTAACAGGGACGAGTTGGGCCGTGCAGCCGGATTGGCAGCCTGAAGGTGCATTGCAGTACCTCTGGATTACGCGAAAACTGGTTTGCGCCTGGCGCGGATGAGCTGGTCGAAGCGCGACTTATAGCCCAGGCTGTCCGGGTATTGATGCACTCGGGATATCAGGCCGGTGATGGTCACGACGTCGGCTGCAATCGCTGTGTCCAGCGCCCAGAGCTTTGTCAGATCAAAGCCGCCGCATTCCTCGGGATTCCACCATGCCAGAAGGACGTCCGCGACATACCCGGATTGCCCGCTGTTACCGTCTGCGATTTCCAACAACCGTTCGAGTGCAGCTTGTTCGTTTGCCTGCATGGGGATCTCCTGTCTACTTAGCTGAAAGCTTGGTCGGCACGGAACCGTACGATGGTCAGTCCGAGAGGATTGACGGCCAGTTCGTTGTTCTTTACGGCATCACGAAAGACGTAGGTAACGCTGGCGACCCAACGCTCCCGCTTCAGTTCCGAATGATCCGCCGGATTCGTGTAGACCTTCTCGAATTCAATTCGTGCGGAATAGGGCGATTGCCGCAGGTCGTCAAGGACTATGTTCTTCACTTCCACATCCACGTAAGGCAACGTGGCGTCGTTGCGATAGGTGGTGATGAAGTTGTCCTTTCGTTCCTGCTCGATGACGGCGTGCTGCACGTCGCCGTTGAGGAAGTACAGGGCGTTCGTCTGGTCGCGCTCGATGGTGAAGCGATTGCGACTGAAGTACAGCTCCGCCCAGCGTGTCAGGTAATACTTGTTCTCGGCTTCTTGAGGGCGGTATGCAAAGTTGCGGTAGTCAATCGCTTCAGCCCGTCCAACGTCGTTGATACGGACAATCATGGGGTGCATGGAAGCAAGCGCTCGCTGGCTCCTGTAGGTGAGCGCTCCGAGCAGGCCGCACACGGCAACAAGGGTGAGAATCACGATCCGCTGCCAGGTGTTCTCGACTAGTGGCGAAGCGTTCTCTTCGAGGTAGCGTTGCGCCGCTCGTGTGATCTCCGGGGAGTGAGTCATAGTCATCGACATAGTGAGCCTCCTACTTCATGAGCGCCGCGGCGCTGGTTGCGATCGAAAGACCGCCATCGTGCCCTCCGACGTGGCCGGAGAAGAGTGTCGCTGTCATCGCAGGAATCTTCAAAAGAATGAAACCCGTCACTAAGCACAGGATGAGCAAGCCAGGCATAACGGCCGCAAGACTCCGAGGGTCATTGAGATTGTTCGCGCCGCTGGTGAAATAGCTAATGAGCAGATGGCTCATAACGCTCATGGTGGCGGCGGCGACGACTTTGTAGAATTCGAAGCCGAGAAATGCTCGAAGCCATCCCCAGAAGAGGAACTCCGTTTTGTCGAAGACCATGAATGGAATGAACACAGGGCCAAGCAGGCCGATGATGGTGGCTCCGATGGCACCGTAAGCGATGATGACGCCGATAAGCCCGGAGAGGATACTAAGGATGACCTGCACCGTGTAGGTGCAGAGCAACGTATACGGCTCCGTTAGAGATGGCGACATTGTGCCCATTTTGCCGAGCGCCCCCTGAATCGTGGTCTGGACCTCTTGCGTGGAATCACTGCCTATATAGTCCACAAGACTGCTTGTGCCACCGCTGATGAATCCCTTCAGTGAATAGCCGATGCCGGGAATGCTTCCGTCGTAGAACTTCACGAAGCAGTAGGCGAAAGTGATAAGGAGGAAGAAATTCAGGAACTTCGCCATGCTAAAGCCGCCCCCGCCCTGCGAAGAGGCAAGGGCTTCCTGCACCCCGAACCAGACCAACATAATCGTAGCCAGCGACAAGACCATGTGTAGCCCCAACGAATCAACGGATGGGGATACGGTCGCGGTGAGATTGTCGCACCCGTTCTTGATGAGGATGAGGAAGTCCATTGCCGTCTCCTTAGCCTAATAATGGAAGGCCCACTGAGTACCAGCGGTCGTTTGCTGAGGGGTAGTGGTCTTGAACGTCTGTTGATAAGAATTGCCGGTCTGAAACAGAGACTTGAGATTGTCTTGTTGTACTTTCTGACCGACCATCGTCTGGAGCGCCTGGGCCTGCAAGATCTGGTTTGTCTCTTGCTGCGTTCGGAGTTCGATGAGCAACGCCTGGTTGATGCGTTGCAAGGTGGCCATCTCTGTGTGTTGCGCCGGATCGGCAGAGTGGGTTTGGGATTCCAGTTGGCTGATGTCCGTCTCACGCTGATTTGCGTTCGCACGGATTGTTCCGAGCGCCTGAAGGTTCGAGGCATTCACCGAGTCCGAGAGGTCTACCGTCGCTCCTCGGGCAGCGATTTCTTGCTGACCTTGAACTGACAACGAGCTGTACCCCTGAATCTGTGTGGTGCGCGGAACGCTGGCGGTCTGGTTTGCGGCGGAGGCTCCATATCCGTTGGAAGCCGAAGTCATCCACGGAGTGGAGTTGCCATAGGTATTCGCGGGCTGCTGCAATGTACTCCATTGCTGGCGTCCCATGTTGTTGTACGCGGTGTAGTAGTTCTGAGGCAGGTTTGCCATCTTCTGTGCAAGGTTGTACGCACCGATGACGTTGCGGCTCGTCTCTACCGTGGTTGTGTAGAGCTGGTTGGCCTGGAGAATCTGCTGTGCGGCATGTGCGGACTGAGTTGGGTCCAGCACTATGCCGGAGCCGAATTGCGCTCTAGCCCCTGTCGTAGAGACAGCAAGGGCTATGACGCTTATGAACATAGCGCCTTTCATCGTTCCTCCTTATTGGTTCTTTATTGCTTCGCGCGTTCCGCCTGTAGCCGGTTCCACGCATCTCCGACTTTCTTTTGTTCGTCAGAGCACTTTGGGCTCAGCACCGGCGGAACTTTTACCAATTCAGCCGAGCAGTCTCTCTGGTACTGAGAACCCAATTTGTCATATTCGTTTTGCAACTTGTCTACCTTGGCTTGGTGACTTTCGCAGCCCACGATGCCAAGGGCGAGGGTTAAGCAAAACAGAGTTAAGGTGCGACGCATAAACACTCCTTAAAACGATCCGGGGATCGTGTGGCGTTCGTAAGCAGGCAGAAGCATATCTTGCGTGATATAGACCTTCACGCGATGTCCTTCCCGAATGGTGATGGTGGGAGGGATCTGCATGAACCGGTCCAAGACAGTCGTCGCCGACTGTGAAACGGACGCCGCTGCTCCGTTTGTAAAGACTTGTGGCCCGGAGCCTGCGTAAACGCCGCCGCCCTGTGAAATCTCGGCGGCTCCCGCTATAACCCCCAGCGCAATGGATGTGCCGAAGATTTGCAGGTAATGGTTGTTCACCTTATCTTTTAGTCCTTCCTCCCCGATCTGGTCTAGGCCGTGGAACTGATCCAGGTCCACGGAATAACCGTCCGGCATAATGAGGCGATGGAAGGCAACTGTCATGCGACGCTGCTGCCCGAATCCTGAACCACCGATTTTTTTGGCCTCTCCGAGAACGATTGTGCCGTCAGGAATGAGGACATGCTGATGGTCGTGGGAGTAGATGGGATTAGAAACAAGGACTTTCACGGGGCCTACGGCATCGCCATCAAGGCGGTTCATCAAAACAGTGTCGATGGTCGTACCCTCATACAGGACATACGGCTGGCCGCTGGCCGAATCGATGTTGACTTCCGGTTTGCGATTGAACGTGCTCTGGCCTTGGGCAGGTGGTGGGTCACCCGCTGCACGTGCATTTACCAGACTCGATGCCTGCTGGCCGGATGCCATGCTGGCAGGCAGGTACGTTCCGTTATCTGTATTGGTGGCCTGAGTCTGCGGCGGAGCATCGGGCGGACGGCTGTATGCCAGATTCGAGGAGAAGCGCGACTCGTACGCGCGTTGGCGCTCCTTCGCTGCGAGTTCCTGCGAAGCCTGCTGTTCGGGGGATACATGTCCCGCACCGCCGCCGTTCTGCTGTGCGTATCCATAGCCTTGCATCTGCTGATTGCAGGGCTGGCCGGGGATGCAAGGCTGTGCCTGCCCGGTTGCGCTGTAGCCGAGGGCGGCCGCCCGTTGCTGCGGCGTCACATTCACCAGTGACGGGTCGTTCGCAGCCGCTTGGTCAAGGGTCTGTTGCTGGTGCGCCAACTGACTCTTGAGGTCAGCGACATTGTTCTCCGTGTTGTCCTGAACAAGCGGTTGAGGATTGTTCTGTTTCTGCTGCTGCTTGGCATTCACGGCAGTCTTTCCATGCGAACTGAAGATGAGGGCAATGATGACAAGCACGGAGAACCCGCCGTAAACGATCGGCTTGGAATGCTTCTGCATGACTCCTTTCGGGTCAAAGGGCTTCTTATTGAGCACCGGCTCGGTTGATGCTGCGGCCTGGGTCTGTTCCGTCATGGCATTGTTCTCCCTTCAGCTCGGTTGATTAGCCCTTACGCGTGAATTCCATCTTTTTCTTGCCCAGCTCCACGTAGCCGTTATCCATGACCTTCGGGATGATGTACGTCCCTTCGCGCAGGTCATAGGAGATGAGATTGGGCTTGCCGTCCTTCATCTCGTACACGGAGAACTTCTCCGGCGCAGTCGTTTTGATATAGGTGAACTTGTCATCGTGGTAGATCGATGTGATATCGAAGGGCGCTTCATTCGCTTTGAAGGCGTAGTCAAACTTCAGCTTCGATTGGTAATCGCTCTTGTACGAGTCCATCGCCTGATCGACGTGCGACTGTACCGAAGCAAGCTGCTGCTGCGCCTGCTGGAGCTGGGCAGCGGGAACGAACTGCGGTGGCCCACTGGCCGCGACGATGGAAGAACGGTCGGCAGGCTCTATCAACACCTTCAGGTCGGGCATCTGCGAGCTGCTGGACACATCCTGCAAGGTGAACGAATAGATGTTGCCTTTGTCGGTAATGAGGTTCAGGTTCGTGCTGATACCAGCCTTGGCCGGATGCACGAAGCAAAAGTTGCCGACGACATCCACGACCCAGAAATCTTTGTCGCCGGTCGCGGCCTCCATGATCTTTTCAGTCGGAGGCACCTGGATCAGAGTCGTGAATTTCATTTTGGCCCGTATCGGTACGATGTCCTGGGAGTGATACTGCACGGTACGAGCCGATGCATCCTGTGCGACGGCAGGAGCGGAGAACGCGACGGCCAGCAAGAAAGAGATGAGAATGCGCTGCATGGTGCCTCCTTGGACTACCGGGTTGGGGTGACGGCCAGAGTGCGGGGCCGGAACGGATGGTCTTGTGCGAGTCTGCGCAAGCCTTCGGCGATGCCGAAGCGGGCGAAGTAATCGCGCTTCACGATGTTGTCGCGGGCGTTGTTGGTGGCCGTCCAATGCGAGACGGAATCGACATTCAAATGAACCTTCTTGCTCGACTGCGCTTTGCGGATCAGCATCTGCCCCGGCGGGACAAGCCCGGCGATTAACTCCAATTCGGTGTCATTCAAGTGGAAGGCGTCACGGTACAGGTCCCGATTCATTTCCGGGTTGGCGAGAAAGATCTTCGTCGGGCAACTCTCGGAGACAATTTGGAGCATTCCCGATTCCTTAAGCTCCTTGAGCGATTGGGTAGCGAGCACCATGGCCGCGTTATGTTTGCGCCACGTTTTCTGCGCCTGCACGATGTAATTGCGGATCGTTTCGTTCTTGATGAACAGCCATGCCTCGTCCAAAAGAAAGAGCTTGAACGTCGCGAGCTTCTTTGGGTCGCTAATCTCATTCGACGCACGATGGAGAACGTAGAACAGCAAAGGCTCCAAAGCCTCCGGCGCATCGCCCCATCCGGCGAAGTTGAATGTCTGGAAGCGGGAAAAGGTCAGCGTGTCCCCGGGGTTGTCGAAGAGAAAGCCGTATTGACCAGCCTTCGTCCAGCGGTGCAGACGATCCTTCAATTCGCCTACGATGTTGGCGAAGTTAGAGAGCGTGCGCTGTTCCGGCTCCAGGACGTAAGTGCGCTCGACGGCCTCCCACAGCTTGCGCTCCTCTTTGAAGTCCAGCCGATAATGGCCGTCAGAACCTTCAATCAATACGCGGAAGAGCGAGAAGAGAAATTGCAGGTTCTCTTTCGTCTGCGGCAGAGAGAACGGATTAATGGTGAAATCGCGCGACTCCTGACCAACGTTCAGGTAAGTGCCGCCGAAGATGTCTGTCAGCGACTCGAAGCTGCCGCCGATGTCGAATATGTACGTCTGCGGCTGGTACTTCTGTGCGTTCTGAAGTATGAAATTTGCCAGGTAGGACTTGCCCGATCCCGTTTGCCCCAGGATGAGCGTGTGCGCAACTTCGCCGTTATGGAGGTTCAGGAAGTAAGGTGTGCTGTTGTCGGTCTCAAGCACAGCCAGGTATTCCGCGTTCAGGTGGGGATTGCGCTTCTCGCCCGGCAGGATCGTAAACAGAAAGCTGAGGTCTGCATAATTTGAAGTGAGCACGTAGAGCCGACGGAGATTGACGGCATAGTTGCCGGGAACCGTGGCGAAGTAGGCGTTGAGCTGATTGTAGGTTTCACTGAACAGCGAGCCATCGGCAGCGGTGAACAAACGCTGGAACTCGCCTGCGACCCGATCCAACTCCGCGAGCGACTGTGCATGGAGCACAATCGACAAGGAAAAGTCTCCGAGAGACTGGCCCTCACCGAGCACACGCAGACAGTCTCCAAGATTCTCAATATCAGCCTGCTTCGACTCATCGACCAAGACATCGCGCGGATTTGTCTGCGTCGCATCGTTTCCGAGCTGCGATACAAACCCGGTCTTTGAGATGTTGAAGTGGCGACGGCGCTTGGCCACTTCCTTGCGGGCCTTGTCCTGCGGGAGTGGGACCCACTCCGTGCAGACCGTAAAGCTCGCCGGGATCTTCAACAGCGAATCCAGCACCAACGGTTTCGTCTCGATGATGCACTCCTTCATGGTGAGAACGCGCACGAGATGCTCGCCGACGCGGAGGTGGTCGCGCTCCGCGTCGATGTTGGAGTTCACCACCTGGTAGTCGAGGAACTGTGTGCTCTGCGGACGACCCTCGATGCGCGGTGCGTCATAGTTGACCAATCTGCGGAAGAATATGAATTGGTCTTCCTTTCCTAATACCGCAATCTGCACGAAGTCCGCCAGTTGGCGGCTGAACGCTTCGGCGCGCTGCTCTAGACGGCCAAGGCACGACTCAATCTGAAAGCGGAGCAAGGTCTTCATCTTCGATTTGCTGAACTGGCCGCCGAGTTCGTTCCATGCTCCGGCAGGATCGGAAAAGAACATCGCGAGCGCGGACCCGATGCCTCGCTTCGAACGTGAGCCTTCGAGCAATACGACATAGAAGATCTCGATCTGATAGAGAGAATCCTGCTTGGCTGCAAAGAATGTGCGGCGCTGGTCGATGGCTGCTTCCACCACGGCATCGTCATAGTGGGCAAACGGGATATCCGGCCTGCTGGTCTTGATGAGGTACTGGTAGATATGGAAGCCGGGGCCGAAGGATTTGAGAGCCGCTTCTAAACGCTTGACCGCGTATTCCTGTTCGTCGCGGTCAAGGCTCTCGTAGTCCACACCCTCCACACGGAGCACCATGCCAAGATCGCCGGACTTAGTGAGGAATGTCCGTTCGTTCCAGAAGCCATACAGGTTGATGTGGTCATTCAACGCTGCGGCATCTTTCCACGGCTTTAGCACTCGGTCAATACGAAACATCAGCGGACCTCCACGCGGGGAACACTCTGCTTATGCGCGTCGTACCGGAGCTTGTAGCGCTCCGAACGTGCGAGGATGCGAAGAAACGCTGGGTCAGCATTGGTGACCCAGGAGCCGAGGGCGTACCCGACAGCGAAGACGAGCCCGCCTGCAAGCAAAGAATTGAAGAGATTGAAGACGCCAACGGCGGCGACACAAATGAAGAAGAAGAGGGTGCGTTCAACGCCCAGGTAGGTGAGAGGCTTATGCAGGCTTTTGAAGACGCGATTGCGGCGCTGGTTACTCCGATTTAATTCCTGCATAAGCCCCTCCTTGTGAAATGAATGCGTTGCGACATGAACCGGTCTAACCGCCCCACAGCCACGAGAGGACGTTGGTTGCGAGCACCGCAATCCCGGTGCCGGCTGCGACACCAGCGAGGGCCTTCTTCGCTCCCGGCTCGCCATGGGCAAACTGGTAGCCGCCGATCACGATTGCGATAAGGCTTGCGACCTTGGCAATCGTGCCGGTGAAGAGGTTTTGAAGCGAGGTAAAGCCGCTGTCAAACGGTGATCCCGATTGAGCGTGTGCGGCGACGGGAAGGACAAGAATCAGTCCAAGCAACACTGCGGACGGGCGAAACCATCTCTGCAATGTGAGGACTGTTCGCTGGGGAACGACGACACGAGTACGGAACATCGGCACCTCCTACGACTGGAATCAGTCGGGATATGCCGTGACACTAGGCGCGTCGTTGCTTCTCGTCCAATGGTTTATAGAGATGGCACAGCCATCTCTCAGAGTGATAGCTCACCACTTCAGGCATTCTTCAGCGCGTCCTCGTGCTGGAACAAACTGGTCTCTTCCTTCACGGATTGGGGCGGCTTGCGTCGGTCGTTTGCGTCGGCGTTCGGGTAGCGGCGAGCAAGATCGCGAAGGAGGAGAGAAATGGCGCCGTGGTTGTCTTTCTGCCTGTAGATGATGGCAGAATCAATCGTCCATTGAACGCCCCTAATCGGGCGTGTTGTGAGGGATTCGTGCAACACTTCGTGTTCGCGAATGAGGGCCAGGCACATACGCTGTCCTACCATCCACTGGATCTGCTCCAAGCTGAACGCTGGACTGAATGTGCGTGGAGTAATCCGTTGTTCGTTGAGCATTTCCAACAAACGAGCGTGGGCGGCCGGATGATGATGGGCATCACTGAAAATACCCAACCTGCCATTCAGGTCAGGCGCTTCCAATTCTCCCATCTGCGCTAAAGGATCGTCTTTGCACAGACAGACCACCATACGTTCGTGGAAGAGGGCTTGAGAACAAAGCCTATCAATGCTGAATGGAAGTGTGATCAGTGCAGCGTCGAGCTCTCCGCTTTCAAGGCGTTTTAGAAGGACATCCGTATCGTCACCTTCGAGATCGACGACGCCTTTTGGGAACATCTCTCGATAGGCTTGCGAGACGGTTTGAAGAACAGCATGCTCGACGAATTGCGAGAAGCCAAGACGGAAGGGCTTCGTTTCGGCGTCCTGCACTGCTTGCAACGAGTTGATCGTCTCTTCACGAAGTTCAAGCAGTTGCTTCGCTCGAATGTAGAGGGATTGTCCTGCGGAAGTGAGTTGCACGCCGTTACGAACCCTATTGAAGAGCTTCACGTGAAAGAGTTCTTCGATATCGCTGATCTGCTTGCTGAGGTTGGATTGAACTACGTTCAATCGTTCAGCTGCTCTCGTCATATTGAGTTCTTCAGCGACGGCCACAATGAATCTCAAATGGCGGAATTCCAAATAGTCATAAATGCTCAACTGCACACCTCCAGCTCAAGCGATTGAAGTGTGATACCACGCGGTTTTGAGCGCCCCTCATGGGGCTCGCAGCCCGGCACTTAAATGGAATCAAGAAAGGCATCTTAAGGTTGCCTTAAGCCAGGCAACCCTTTCCCGTCTTGTGGAATTCTGCCATCACTCTGAGTGATACCTCAGCCATCTCTAGAAACCATTGGACGAGAAAATTTTGCTGGGGCACTCTGAGGGCAAGTAGCCGAGATGTAAAAGGTGCCTATGGAGAAGAAGCCTGTTCAGAGATCAACGATGCCGACGGAAGAGCGCCTTCTAGTGGATCGGCGGAACGCAGCCCAATACCTTTCCATCAGTCAACGTAGCCTCGACTACCTGTTGGCCCATGGAGAGTTGAACACGCGGCGCATAGGAACTCGAACGCTCATCCCTCTCGCAGAGTTGAAGCGTTATGCGTCGGCTGACCATCGAAGGGTCGCAAGCTAAGTAGCGGCCTGGCGTATCGCAAATCCTCGCTTGCATTAGCTTCAGCGTGATACAGAATCCTTGGCGGAAACCATCATGTTGCGCCACAGTGCAGCGGTTTGCAGTGGGGTGCAGCAATAAAGTGAGGGTGTATCACTTTTGTATCACACGGGCAATTTCTGGACTTTATCGCGTTAAGCGGCTAAACAACGAATCGCCAGTATTGATAAGGAGTTTGATGTGGTGGCCCGGGCAGGAGTCCAACCTGCGACCTTCGCCTTAGGAGGGACTCCAAATAGACCTTGCACAGTATCGCATGCGAACGCGGTAGGTCGCATAAGTTGTTGATGGCGAGCATGTTAAAGGTGCATCGGTTTCGCATGGGATCGCACCGAATTGCAGGAAATACGGCGAAAAAGTATCACCAAAGTATCACCAGAATTCGCTAGTCTGGCTCAAAGGATGGCTGGTGATTATGGTGAGAGGACCGAAGCCAAAACAAGTATCGGGCGTCTACTGGCGAGAAGATCGTGAGGGGTGGGCTGCTCGTTTTCGTACGAGGCATGGGCTGATACGCAAATCGTTTGGCCCACTTCCTGCAGACAGGCAAGAGGCTATCGCTTGGCTCGAAGACGTCCGCTCCCTTCGACGCAAAGAAGGCGTAGAGTCGCTCCCGAGCAAAGCCACTGAGCCCGTTCTCTCTCTTGCGGAGAAGAAGGAACTCCAGGAGGAACGATCGAGCAACATCACGATCCGAGAGCTCTGTGACGATCTTCTCGCGTACATCATTGCTCATCCGACGCAGTACAAAGATCAAGTGAACCCTCCTAGGCGTCTCAACCGCATCAAGGCTGAGATCGGCGACAGGCCAGCGGCGCGTATGCGGCCTAAGCACGTCGAGGACTGGCTAGACAGCATGGTGAACCTCCATGTTCAGAGGGGCAAAGGGAAACCTCTCGCAGACGCTTCGATCAACCGCTATCGCGTCACGCTTAGTGCAGTCTTCCAGCGTGCGATCAAAAACGAAAAGCTCTCCGACAACCCTGTTAGAGGTACATCTCAAAGGAAGGTTCGCAACAGCGTGATTCGCTGGTTGCGTGCAGAGGAAGAGCAAGCAATCCGCTCCGCAATCCAAAATCGCATCGATCAGTTCACTGAACAAGGGATGCTGCTAACGGCGAATCACTGGCGTCATCATCTTTGCGAGTTCATCATCTCTCTCAAAACAGGAATGCGAAAGGGTGAGCAATACGGCTTGACCTGGCCGGATGTTGACTTTCGACTGAAGCAGATCCACGTTCGTGAATCGAAGAATGGAATGGAAAGATACATACCCATGCTCGATGAAGTTGTATGGGCGTTCAAGACCATCAAGGCATTGCAGATGACACGCAAGGATAGAGCGGTGGATAAGCCGAACGAAGCTCCTGACGACTCGTGCTTCGCTCTAGGGGATCCGAAGAAGTGGTGGGCGGCCACTCTCAAGGAAGCTAAGGTAAAGAAGTATCGGTGGCACGACAATAGGCACTCATTCTGCTCACGGCTGGTCCAAGCAGGGAAGAGCCTTAAGGTGGTGCAAGAGTTAGCTGGCCATCGCGATATCAAGATGACCGCGCGATACGCGCACCTCGATCACCAATCGAAACGTCACGCTCTCGAGGACGCCTTCAAGGCCGCATAGACCTTATGAAGCTAAATAGGTCTGGCGAGCGGGATGTCTTTCGCTCGGAGTGAGGTTCATCAGCTTCAGCAACCCATGGGCGGACCTTGTAAGAGCGAATCAGAACTATTGACCGAACAAGGTCACTCATCATTGAGGCAAGGGGAGAACTCGCGATCAACTTGCTAGAGGCTTAGGATGATCTTCGGCGCTGAACTCCCGCAACGACGACACTAATACGAGCACTCGTGCCCCGATTCGACGGGATACAAGTTGCTTGCTCGCGATCAGATAGTCAATCGCACGAGGGCTGATCGACAACAGGCTGGCTGCCTCATCCCTGCTAACTAGGATTCGGTTCTCCGGTGCAGCCACAGCTTTGGCGGGTG carries:
- a CDS encoding single-stranded DNA-binding protein — translated: MYTNKVTLIGFLGSDAEVRTNDDRSFTTLSLATKSSYKKDGKYVEHTEWHRCIVFGKKLAEFAGTLKKGAHLMVEGELRSRKYTSTKNNAEQTIWEVRVESILKLDRAAKATAEEQDEEVTAPEEVAA
- a CDS encoding type IV secretion system protein translates to MDFLILIKNGCDNLTATVSPSVDSLGLHMVLSLATIMLVWFGVQEALASSQGGGGFSMAKFLNFFLLITFAYCFVKFYDGSIPGIGYSLKGFISGGTSSLVDYIGSDSTQEVQTTIQGALGKMGTMSPSLTEPYTLLCTYTVQVILSILSGLIGVIIAYGAIGATIIGLLGPVFIPFMVFDKTEFLFWGWLRAFLGFEFYKVVAAATMSVMSHLLISYFTSGANNLNDPRSLAAVMPGLLILCLVTGFILLKIPAMTATLFSGHVGGHDGGLSIATSAAALMK
- a CDS encoding VirB3 family type IV secretion system protein, with the protein product MQELNRSNQRRNRVFKSLHKPLTYLGVERTLFFFICVAAVGVFNLFNSLLAGGLVFAVGYALGSWVTNADPAFLRILARSERYKLRYDAHKQSVPRVEVR
- a CDS encoding VirB8/TrbF family protein, with translation MSMTMTHSPEITRAAQRYLEENASPLVENTWQRIVILTLVAVCGLLGALTYRSQRALASMHPMIVRINDVGRAEAIDYRNFAYRPQEAENKYYLTRWAELYFSRNRFTIERDQTNALYFLNGDVQHAVIEQERKDNFITTYRNDATLPYVDVEVKNIVLDDLRQSPYSARIEFEKVYTNPADHSELKRERWVASVTYVFRDAVKNNELAVNPLGLTIVRFRADQAFS
- a CDS encoding TrbC/VirB2 family protein; translated protein: MFRTRVVVPQRTVLTLQRWFRPSAVLLGLILVLPVAAHAQSGSPFDSGFTSLQNLFTGTIAKVASLIAIVIGGYQFAHGEPGAKKALAGVAAGTGIAVLATNVLSWLWGG
- a CDS encoding DUF87 domain-containing protein, whose product is MFRIDRVLKPWKDAAALNDHINLYGFWNERTFLTKSGDLGMVLRVEGVDYESLDRDEQEYAVKRLEAALKSFGPGFHIYQYLIKTSRPDIPFAHYDDAVVEAAIDQRRTFFAAKQDSLYQIEIFYVVLLEGSRSKRGIGSALAMFFSDPAGAWNELGGQFSKSKMKTLLRFQIESCLGRLEQRAEAFSRQLADFVQIAVLGKEDQFIFFRRLVNYDAPRIEGRPQSTQFLDYQVVNSNIDAERDHLRVGEHLVRVLTMKECIIETKPLVLDSLLKIPASFTVCTEWVPLPQDKARKEVAKRRRHFNISKTGFVSQLGNDATQTNPRDVLVDESKQADIENLGDCLRVLGEGQSLGDFSLSIVLHAQSLAELDRVAGEFQRLFTAADGSLFSETYNQLNAYFATVPGNYAVNLRRLYVLTSNYADLSFLFTILPGEKRNPHLNAEYLAVLETDNSTPYFLNLHNGEVAHTLILGQTGSGKSYLANFILQNAQKYQPQTYIFDIGGSFESLTDIFGGTYLNVGQESRDFTINPFSLPQTKENLQFLFSLFRVLIEGSDGHYRLDFKEERKLWEAVERTYVLEPEQRTLSNFANIVGELKDRLHRWTKAGQYGFLFDNPGDTLTFSRFQTFNFAGWGDAPEALEPLLFYVLHRASNEISDPKKLATFKLFLLDEAWLFIKNETIRNYIVQAQKTWRKHNAAMVLATQSLKELKESGMLQIVSESCPTKIFLANPEMNRDLYRDAFHLNDTELELIAGLVPPGQMLIRKAQSSKKVHLNVDSVSHWTATNNARDNIVKRDYFARFGIAEGLRRLAQDHPFRPRTLAVTPTR
- a CDS encoding TrbI/VirB10 family protein, with translation MTEQTQAAASTEPVLNKKPFDPKGVMQKHSKPIVYGGFSVLVIIALIFSSHGKTAVNAKQQQKQNNPQPLVQDNTENNVADLKSQLAHQQQTLDQAAANDPSLVNVTPQQRAAALGYSATGQAQPCIPGQPCNQQMQGYGYAQQNGGGAGHVSPEQQASQELAAKERQRAYESRFSSNLAYSRPPDAPPQTQATNTDNGTYLPASMASGQQASSLVNARAAGDPPPAQGQSTFNRKPEVNIDSASGQPYVLYEGTTIDTVLMNRLDGDAVGPVKVLVSNPIYSHDHQHVLIPDGTIVLGEAKKIGGSGFGQQRRMTVAFHRLIMPDGYSVDLDQFHGLDQIGEEGLKDKVNNHYLQIFGTSIALGVIAGAAEISQGGGVYAGSGPQVFTNGAAASVSQSATTVLDRFMQIPPTITIREGHRVKVYITQDMLLPAYERHTIPGSF
- a CDS encoding TrbG/VirB9 family P-type conjugative transfer protein: MQRILISFLLAVAFSAPAVAQDASARTVQYHSQDIVPIRAKMKFTTLIQVPPTEKIMEAATGDKDFWVVDVVGNFCFVHPAKAGISTNLNLITDKGNIYSFTLQDVSSSSQMPDLKVLIEPADRSSIVAASGPPQFVPAAQLQQAQQQLASVQSHVDQAMDSYKSDYQSKLKFDYAFKANEAPFDITSIYHDDKFTYIKTTAPEKFSVYEMKDGKPNLISYDLREGTYIIPKVMDNGYVELGKKKMEFTRKG